In the genome of Streptomyces sp. NBC_00190, one region contains:
- a CDS encoding MFS transporter translates to MSSTEQLKAQTGVEGRSPGRWLALSVLVLAVLLVAVDATVLGLATPSLSEDLEPSGTQLLWIGDIYSFVIAGLLVSMGSLGDRIGRKKLLLAGATAFGAVSVLSAYATSPEMMIVARALLGVAGATLMPSTLALIRNIFHDPKERSLAIGIWGATASAGAAVGPVVGGALLQHFWWGSVFLINLPVMIVLVLVGIKLLPESKNPVAGPWDLVSVGLSLIGVIGVVYAVKEVATHGATWGVWAAAVIGAGCLYAFVRRQFTLPSPLLDMRLFKHRGFSGAVLADLLTVFGLSGLVFFLSQFLQLVQGRDPLEAGLAELPAAIGAVVTGLVAGRYARRHSVRSVVAGGLAAIGLALGVLTVIHKETGYPLLGAALLVVGLGAGFSFTVTADVILSSVPKEQAGSASAVSETAYELGAALGIALLGSIVTGVYQGFTAPDSVAAPVADAAHESLGGAVDAATSLDPHAAEVMVGAAQDAFVDGLRLASGVGAAVLLATAAAAWFLLRGQKLQGGVEH, encoded by the coding sequence ATGAGCAGTACCGAACAGCTCAAGGCGCAGACGGGGGTGGAGGGGAGGAGCCCCGGGCGCTGGCTGGCGCTCTCCGTGCTCGTGCTGGCCGTGCTGCTGGTCGCGGTGGACGCCACCGTACTCGGTCTCGCCACCCCGTCCCTTTCCGAGGACCTGGAGCCCTCCGGCACCCAGCTCCTGTGGATCGGCGACATCTACTCCTTCGTCATCGCCGGACTGCTCGTCTCCATGGGCTCCCTCGGCGACCGCATCGGGCGCAAGAAGCTGCTGCTGGCCGGTGCCACGGCCTTCGGCGCCGTCTCCGTCCTGAGCGCCTACGCGACCAGCCCCGAGATGATGATCGTCGCCCGGGCCCTGCTCGGCGTGGCCGGCGCGACCCTGATGCCGTCCACCCTCGCGCTGATCCGCAACATCTTCCACGACCCCAAGGAGCGCAGCCTCGCCATCGGCATCTGGGGCGCCACCGCCTCCGCCGGCGCCGCCGTGGGCCCGGTCGTCGGCGGGGCCCTGCTCCAGCACTTCTGGTGGGGCTCGGTCTTCCTCATCAACCTGCCCGTGATGATCGTCCTGGTCCTCGTCGGCATCAAGCTGCTGCCCGAGTCGAAGAACCCGGTCGCCGGACCCTGGGACCTGGTCAGCGTCGGCCTGTCGCTCATAGGCGTCATCGGCGTCGTGTACGCCGTCAAGGAAGTCGCCACCCACGGCGCGACCTGGGGCGTCTGGGCCGCCGCCGTCATCGGCGCCGGGTGCCTGTACGCCTTCGTGCGCCGCCAGTTCACCCTGCCGTCCCCGCTCCTCGACATGCGGCTCTTCAAGCACCGCGGCTTCTCCGGCGCGGTCCTGGCCGACCTGCTCACCGTCTTCGGCCTCTCCGGGCTGGTCTTCTTCCTCTCCCAGTTCCTCCAGCTCGTACAGGGCCGCGACCCGCTGGAGGCGGGCCTGGCCGAACTGCCCGCCGCCATCGGTGCGGTGGTCACCGGTCTGGTCGCCGGGCGGTACGCCCGCCGGCACTCCGTACGGTCCGTCGTCGCCGGCGGCCTCGCCGCCATCGGCCTGGCCCTCGGCGTGCTCACCGTGATCCACAAGGAGACCGGCTACCCGCTGCTCGGCGCGGCCCTGCTCGTCGTCGGCCTCGGCGCCGGCTTCTCCTTCACCGTCACGGCCGACGTCATCCTCTCCAGCGTGCCCAAGGAACAGGCCGGTTCGGCCTCCGCCGTCTCCGAGACGGCGTACGAACTCGGCGCCGCCCTCGGCATCGCCCTGCTCGGCTCCATCGTGACCGGCGTCTACCAGGGCTTCACCGCCCCGGACTCCGTCGCCGCACCCGTCGCCGACGCCGCCCACGAATCCCTCGGCGGGGCCGTCGACGCGGCCACGTCACTGGATCCGCACGCCGCCGAGGTGATGGTCGGCGCCGCCCAGGACGCTTTCGTGGACGGGCTGCGGCTCGCCTCCGGCGTCGGCGCGGCCGTGCTGCTGGCCACCGCCGCGGCTGCCTGGTTCCTACTCAGGGGCCAGAAGCTCCAGGGCGGCGTCGAGCACTGA